Part of the Sphingobium lignivorans genome is shown below.
TCGGCATCATCGTCGACGACGCCATCGTGGTCGTCGAGAATGTCGAGCGCATCATGGCCGAGGAAGGTCTGTCGCCGCTCGAAGCGACGCGCAAGGCAATGACCGAGATCACCGGCGCGATCATCGGCATCACGCTGGTGCTGACCGCCGTGTTCATCCCGATGGCCTTCTCCTCGGGCTCGGTGGGGGCGATCTATCGCCAGTTCACCATCTCGATGGCAGTTTCCATCCTATTCTCCGCCTTCCTCGCGCTCACGCTGACCCCGGCCCTTTGCGCGACTCTGCTCAAGCCGGTGCATGGCCATGAGGAAAAGCGCGGCTTCTTCGGCTGGTTCGACCGCAAGTTCGACGCGATGGCCAATGGCTACCAGAGCTGGGTGGCGAAACTGCTCAAGCGGACCGGCCGGATGATGGCGGCGTTCGCCGTGGTGATCGTGCTGCTCGGCGTGGGCTTCATGAGCGTGCCGTCCGCCTTCCTGCCCGAAGAGGACCAGGGCTATTATCTGACCCTGTTCCAGCTGCCGCCCGACTCCACCGCGGAGCGGACGCTGGAAGCGATCAATGTGCTGGAGAAGCACAGCGTCGGCCGCAAGGGCGTGGCGGATATCGAGGCTGTGCAGGGCTGGGGCTTTTCCGGCGCGGGCTCGAATGTGGGCATCGCCTTCACGATCCTCAGTCCCTGGGGTGAACGCGAGGGCGCCACGGCTGCCGGCGAGGTTGCCGCCGCCAATCAGGCGACATCCGTGGTGCGCGAAGGCATGATCATGAGCGTGATGCCGCCGTCCATCGACGGGCTCGGCACGACCAGCGGCTTCTCGCTGCGTCTCGAGGATCGCGCCGGGCATGGCAATGCGGCGCTGATGGCGGCGCAGTTCCAGCTGCTCGGCATGGCCGCGAAGAGCCCGGCGCTGGTCGGCGTCTATCCCGAAGGCCTGCCGCCCGGCAGCGCCATCAAGCTGGAGATCGACCGGCAGAAGGCGCAGGCCTTGGGCGTTCCCTTCGAATCCATCGCCGCCACGCTCGGCACGGCCATGGGCTCGACCTATGTGAACGACTTCCCCAGCAATGGCCGCATGCAGCAGGTGATCGTGCAGGCCGAAGCCTCCGCGCGCATGCATCTGGAAGACGTGCTCAAGCTCTATGTGCGCAATAGCGCCGGCCAGCCGGTGCCGCTCGCCGAAGTGGTGACGCCCAAATGGGAGCAGAGCCCGCTGCAGCTCGTGCGCTACAATGGCTATCCGGCGATGCGCATCTCCGGCGCGGCTGCGCCCGGCCATTCGAGCGGCGAGGCAATGGCCGAGATGGAGCGGCTTGCAGCCCAATTGCCGCCCGGCTTCGCGGTCGAATGGAGCGGGCAGTCGCTGCAGGAGATCCTGGCGGGCGACGAGGCGCTGGTGCTGATGGCGCTTTCCATGCTGGTGGTGTTCCTGGTGCTTGCCGCGCTTTATGAGAGCTGGGCGATCCCGCTCTCCGTGATGCTGGTGGTGCCGCTCGGCCTCATCGGCGCGGTGGCGGCGGTGCTGCTGCGCGGCTTCCCCAACGACGTGTTCTTCAAGGTCGGCCTCATCACGCTGATCGGCCTCTCTGCGAAGAACGCGATCCTGATCGTCGAGTTCGCCAAGAGCGCGCGGGAGCAGGGCATGTCGACGATCGACGCGACGATCCACGCCGCGCGGCTGCGCCTGCGTCCGATCCTGATGACCAGCCTTGCCTTCACGCTCGGCGTGGTCCCGCTGATGATTGCGGGCGGCGCCAGCAAGGAGACGCAGCAGGCGATCGGCACCGGCGTGTTCGGCGGCATGATCAGCGCGACGGCGCTCGCGATCTTCTTCGTGCCCGTCTTCTTCGTCGTCGTGCTCGGGCTCGTCGAGCGGTTGCGGCGGCGGCGCGGCAAGGCCGGCCCGGCTGCCGAACAGACGGTGGAGGGATGACCATGCGCAAGCTTTCGCTGATCGCCCTGCTCCTGACGGGCGCCTGCTCGATGAACCCGAAGCTGGAAGTGCCGGCGGCGCCCGTGGCGCAGACCTATCCGGATGCGCAGGCGGCGGAAGCGGCGAGCGCGGCAGGCATCGACTGGCCCAGCATGTTCGGCGATCCGCGCCTGCAGCGGATCATCGCGCTGGCGCTGGAGAATAATCGCGACCTGCGCATCGCGGCGCTCAACGTCGAGGCGGCGCGCTCCCAGTTCCGCGTGGCGCGCGGCGCGCAATTGCCGCAAGTCGATGCGACCGGGAGCTATACCCGCCAACGCGTTCCGACTGCCGCCGCGACGGCCGGCATTGGCGGCGTTCCGGGCAATGGCGACACGCCGAGCGGCTTCGAGTTCGAGCAATATACGGCGAGCGCCGCGCTCACGAGCTTCGAGATCGATCTGTTCGGCCGGCTGCGCTCGCAGAGCCAGGCGGCATTCGAGCGCTATCTCGCGTCCGACGAGGGGCGGCGGGCTGCCCGCATCGCGCTGATCGGATCGGTGGTCGACGCCTATCTGGAGGAGCGGCTGGCGCAGGAGCAGCTTGCGCTCACCGAGCGGATGCTGGCGGACTGGACAGCTTCGCTCGACATCACGCAAAAACGCCATGCGGCGCGGCAGGCGAGCGGGATGGATCTGGCGCAGGCCGAGGGGCAAGTGCGTCAGGCGGAGGCCGATCAGGCGATGCGGACGCGCGCGCTCTCCCAGGCGCGCAATGCGCTGCAACTGCTCGTGGGCGGGCCGCTGCCCGATGACCTGCCCGCGCCGATGAGTCTCATGGACCAGCCGGTCCGCACGCAATTGCCCGCCGGCCTGCCGTCCGACCTTTTGCGCAACCGGCCCGACATCCGCCAGGCGGAGCATACGCTGATCGCCGCGAATGCCGATGTCGGCGCGGCGCGGGCGGCCTTCTTCCCGCGCCTTTCGCTGACCGCGATGTTCGGCTTCACCAGCCTGGCGTTCGACGGGCTGTTCGACAACGACAACCGCAACTGGTCCTTCTCCCCGCAAGTGACGCAGCCGATCTTCCGGGGCGGCAGCCTGCGCGGCGAGTTGCGACTGGCGGAAGTGCGCAAGTCGATCGCGGTTGCCGAATATGAGCGTGCCATCCAGGCCGCCTTCCGCGAGGTGGCCGACGGGCTTGCCGGTCGCGCCACCTTCGCCACCCAGTCGGAGGCGCAGCGCAAGGCAACGCAGGCCGCGGCGCGGCGCGTGGAGCTCTCGACGCTGCGCTATCGCGCCGGGCTCGACAGCCGCCTCGAACTGCTCGATGCCCAGCGCAGCGACTATGCCGCGCAGCAGGCGCTGCTCGACCTGCGGCGGCAGGAACTTTCCAGCGCGGCGGGCCTGTATCGCGCGCTCGGGGGCGGGGACGAAGAGCCTGACGGGAACTGACCGGCCGGGCGGGATCGTCCGGGCCGACGCCCGCGATCAGATCTTCGGCGACAGACCCTTCACGGCGGAGGCGATCAGAAGGCCGGACGAATTGACGAATTTGGGGATGGGCCCGCGTTGGGGGGTCGTGTCTCCGCCGAAATCGATCTCCACCTCGTCGACATAACACCAGCCCCAGCCTTCGGGCGGATCATAGCCCTCGATGATCGGATGGCCCGTCGCGTGGAAATGCGCGGTCGCGTGGCGATTGGGGGAATCGTCGCAGCAGCCGACATGGCCGCAGGCACGGCACAGGCGCAGATGCACCCACCAGCTGCCGCTGGCGAGGCACTCGGCACAGCCGAGGCTCTGTGGCGTGACGTCGTTGACGGTGGCGGCATGATCGCAACCTTCGGCCATGCTTTACTCCTTCGCGCTGTCCTCATCCTGACTTACCATGGCCTCATCGCGTCGCGAACGATTCGATCCGCTGCCGAGCGAGTGCCTGAATGCGCGTACAATGAGCCAAAGTTTCGATGCCATCATCATCGGTGCCGGGCAGGCGGGGCCGCCCCTTGCAGGTCGCCTGACCGCGGCGGGCATGAACGTGGCTCTCATCGAGCGCAAGCTGATCGGCGGCACCTGCGTCAACACGGGCTGCATGCCGACCAAGGCGCTGGTCGCAAGCGCTTATGCCGCGCATCTGGCACGGCGGCACGACCTCGGCGTGATCGCCCGCGACGTGCGGGTCGACATGAAGGCGGTGGCGGCGCGCGCGCAGAAAGTGGCGAGCGATGCGCGCGGGCGCAACGAGAGCTGGCTCGGGAAGATGGATGGCCTCACATTGCTGCGCGGCCATGCGCGGCTGACCGGCCCGACCAGCGTGACCGTGGACGGCGCGGCGCTGACGGCGCCGCGCATCTTCCTGAATGTCGGTGGACGGGCGAGCGTGCCGGACATGCCGGGCGTGGGCGACGTGCCGCATCTCGACAATACAGACATGGTGGCGCTTGACAGCCTGCCCGCGCACCTCGTGGTTGTCGGCGGCAGCTATATCGGCCTTGAATTCGCGCAGATGTACGCGCGCTTCGGCGCCCGGGTCACGATCGTGGAGCGGGCCGGGCGGCTGATCGCGCGCGAGGACCCGGAAATTTCCGAGGCGATCCGCGATTTTCTCGAAGCCGAAGGCATCACGGTGCGCACCGATGCCGATTGCATCGGCTTCAAGCCGCATCCCAATGGCGCCATCGTGACAGTCGCTTGCCGGAGCGGCGAGCCGGAAGTGGTGGGCAGCCATGTCCTGCTGGCGGTCGGGCGGCGGCCAAACACGGATGATCTCGGCCTGGATGCCGCGGGCGTCGCGACCGACGAGCGCGGCTATATCAAGGTGGATGACCGGCTCGCGACCAATGTGCCGGGGATCTGGGCGCTGGGCGATTGCAATGGCCGGGGGGCGTTCACCCATACGGCCTATAATGATTTCGAGATCGTCGCGGCGAACCTGCTCGACGGGGAGGACCGCAGGCTCAGCCAGCGCATCACGGGCTATGCGCTCTATACCGATCCGCCGCTCGGCCGCGCGGGCATGACCGAGACGGAGGCACGCGCGAAGGGGCATGACATCCTTGTCTCGACCCGGCCGATGTCCCGCGTCGGCCGTGCCGTCGAGAAAGGCGAGACGCTTGGGCTGATGAAGGTGATCGCCGAGCGGACGACCCGGCGCATCCTGGGCGCGGCGATCCTGGGGACGAGCGGCGACGAGGCGATCCACGGCATTATCGATGCCATGTCGGCGGACGAACCGTTCGACACGCTGCGCTGGGCCGTGCCGGTGCACCCGACCGTATCGGAACTGATCCCGACATTGCTGCTGGGGCTGGACGAGGGGAAAGCATGAGATGAGCGTGGTCGAGGAGCGGGCGGCACAGCTCTTTCCGGTGCTGGACAAGACGCAGATCGAGATCGCATCCCGCTTTGCCAGCGGGCCGGCGCGACGCTTCGGGCCGGGGGAGGCGCTTTATACGATCGGCGACACCGGCGATCCGGCATGGCTGGTGCTGGAGGGCTGCATCGAGGCGATCCGGCGCGACGGGATCGCGGGGGAAGCGCTGATCCACCGGCATGGCCCGGGCGAACTCAGTGGCGAGGTCAACCAGCTGGCGGGCCGGCCATCTCTGGCGAGCGGGCGTGCCGGCGAGGAGGGCTGCCTCGCGCTGCCTTTCGATGCGCCGCATCTGCGCGCCTTGATGGTCGGCGCGGCGGAGCTGGGCGAGACGATCATGCGGGCGCTGATCCTGCGGCGTGTCGGGCTGATCGAGGAGGGCGCCGGCTCGATCCTGATCGGCCGGCCCGGGTCCGCCGATCTCGTGCGGATCCAGAATTTCCTGACGCGCAGCGGCTATCCCCATCTCGTGCTCGATGCCGACGCCGAAGGGGAAGGCCATGATCTCGTGGCGCAATTGGGCGTCGGCCCTGCCGACCTGCCGATCATGGTCTGTCCCAATGGCAGTTTCCTCAAGCGGCCGCAGGATGTCGAGGTGGCTGCCTGCCTCGGCATGGCGCCGGAGATCTCGCCGGACACGCTTTACGACGTCGCAATCGTGGGAGCAGGGCCGGCAGGCCTCGCTGCAGCTGTCTATGCCGCGTCCGAGGGGCTCTCGGTGCTGGTGCTGGACGAGCGGTCCTTTGGCGGACAGGCGGGCGCATCGATGCGGATCGAGAATTATCTCGGCTTTCCGACCGGCATCACGGGGCAGGCGCTGGCCGGCCGCGCTTTCAACCAGGCACTCAAGTTCGGCGCGGAGATCGCGATCCCGAACTGCGTTTCCCATCTCGACTGCGGCGGCGATGACGGCGTGCATCAGCTCGTGCTGGCGGGCGACGAGCGCGCCCGGGCCCGCACGGTCATCATCGCATCGGGCGCGCGATACCGCCGGCCCGACATTCCGGGCATCGAGGCCTTCGACAATGTCGGCATTTCCTACTGGGCCTCGCCGATCGAGGCCAAGCTGGTGCAGGGGCAGGTTGTCGGGCTCGTCGGCGGCGGGAATTCGGCGGGGCAGGCAGCCGTCTATCTCGCGCCCTTCGTGGAGCGGCTGCACCTCGTGGTGCGTCGCCCGCTGGAAGCCACCATGTCGCAATATCTGATCGAGCGCATCGCCAGCCAGCCCAATATCGAGGTGCATGTCGGCAAGGAGATTTCCTCCCTCGAGGGGCCGGGCGACGGCAGCATTTCTGCGGCCAGCTTCCGGTGCCGCACGCATGGCGAGATCGTGAGCCAGGCGATGCAGCATCTGTTCCTGTTCATCGGCGCGGAGCCCAATGCGGACTGGACACGCGGCTGCGTCGCTACCGATCCGGGCGGCTTCATCCTGACGGGGCGCGATATTCCCGGGGATGCGCGGACGCCGGGCAATGACGCGCAATCGCTCGAGACGAGCATGCCGGGTGTCTTCGCGATCGGCGATGTGCGCGCGGGCTCGACCAAGCGGGTCGCGGCGGCCGTGGGCGAAGGCGCCGCCGTCGTCGCGCAGATCCATCAGGCGCTGCAGGCGGCGCGCTGAACGTCGATCAGCCCTCGGCGCGGCGCAGCAGGACGCCCTGATCCACGAGGCGCGACTGGAGACTGGCCATGTCCACCTGGCGGGGCGGCACGCCGGTCCGGCAGGCAAGGCTGGCGGCCGCTCCCGCAGCCTCGCCCATGGACATGCAGGTCGCCTGATCCCGCACCGCACCGAGCGCCGCGAATGTCGTCGAGACGCAGCGGCCCGCGACGATCAGGCCGTCCACATCCTTGGGCAGCAGGCAGCGATAGGGAATGTCATAGGGCGCCTTGAACGGTGAGGCCACGCCTTCGCCCCACAGGCCGGTGACCGAATGGAGATCGGGCCCGCGCGGGCCGCCCATGGCGATCGCGTCGTCGAACCGGCGGCCCGCGAGCACGTCCTGCTCGGTCAGGACATAATCGCCAATGATCCGTCGGCCTTCCCGGGCGCCGCCGGTCGGCGATTCCATGACGATATAGGCATCCTCGAAGCCGGGGATGCGCTCGCGCAGGAAATTGAGATAGACCCGGTTGAGCTTGCGCCGATAGATCAGCGACTTGCTGACTTCCTCCTCATTGGTGTGGTCGTACCAGACTTCATAGACGCCGGACATCATCTGGCCGTCGCGCATCTTGCCGTGGCGGAATATGCCGGGGCTGCCAAAGCGCGGGGGCGGGTAGACCGGCGCCACCGCGCCAAGCAGCAGGGGCACCTTGCCGGCCTTGATATAATCCACCCATTCCCGGTCCAGCCCGGCCGGCAGCGGCACATATTTGCCATCCACCCTGGGGGCCGTGGCCTTGCCGGGAATGGGTCCCCCGGCGGCCGGCGAGAGGCGTAGCCTGGGAATGCCCCCGGCCGCGCGGATGCGATCGACCTCGTCCCAGTCGGTGGGCTGCACCACCGGCTCGCTGTAGAGCGTCTCGCCATCGAGGGACTTGTAGACATTCGGCGGGCGGCCGCCGCCCATCAGTTCGGAACGCTCGCGGTCCAGCTCGGCGCGCTCCTCTTCGGTGAGGAGGGGCTGGGCGCGCAGATAGGCGATCAGCCTGTCGACATCGATGCCGCCGATCTGCATGTCCATGGACCCGCCATGATGGCGCCCGTCCTCCTCGCGCCCATGGTTGAATGGCGCCCCGGCCCAGGCGGCGATATCGGCATCGGCGGACGCATCGATGACGACATCGGCCAGCACGACCTGGCCGCCGGACTTGTTGGCGATCGCCACGCCTTTCACCCGGCCATCCTCGACGAAGGTATCGAACACCATGGTGTTGAACAGGACCTCGACGCCGGCTTCCTCCATCATGTCGTCGAGGAGGCTCGTCATCATGACCGAATCGGTCGGATGCCGGGCGATGGGGTCCCCTTCGGGCGCGCCGCCGATGGCCTGGATGCGATGGAGAATCTCCAGCGAGATGCCCTTCA
Proteins encoded:
- a CDS encoding efflux RND transporter permease subunit, with product MPRFFIDRPVFAWVIAIVIVLIGVISIPQLPIERYPSIAPPSIQITATYPGATPQTMNDSVVSLIERELSSVKKLLYFESSVDTSGQATITATFQPGTDPELAQVDVQNRLKTAEPRLPQVVRQLGIVVEAANPNFLQLVNIESKNGDLDATALTDYAARYVVEDLKRVNGVGRVQLFGSERAMRIWVDPARLAAVNLAMNDVTQAIGSQNALIAPGALGSEPTASGQRVTVPLLIDGQLQTPEQFQQIVLRANPDGSSVKLGDVARVELGSQAFWFKTRSNGKPVALVAVQLAPGANAVATSAAVSERMAELAKAMPQNITYRIPFDTAPYVRISIEKVVTTLIEAMVLVFLVMFLFLQKFRYTLIPAIVAPIALLGTFSIMLIAGFSINVLTMFGMVLAIGIIVDDAIVVVENVERIMAEEGLSPLEATRKAMTEITGAIIGITLVLTAVFIPMAFSSGSVGAIYRQFTISMAVSILFSAFLALTLTPALCATLLKPVHGHEEKRGFFGWFDRKFDAMANGYQSWVAKLLKRTGRMMAAFAVVIVLLGVGFMSVPSAFLPEEDQGYYLTLFQLPPDSTAERTLEAINVLEKHSVGRKGVADIEAVQGWGFSGAGSNVGIAFTILSPWGEREGATAAGEVAAANQATSVVREGMIMSVMPPSIDGLGTTSGFSLRLEDRAGHGNAALMAAQFQLLGMAAKSPALVGVYPEGLPPGSAIKLEIDRQKAQALGVPFESIAATLGTAMGSTYVNDFPSNGRMQQVIVQAEASARMHLEDVLKLYVRNSAGQPVPLAEVVTPKWEQSPLQLVRYNGYPAMRISGAAAPGHSSGEAMAEMERLAAQLPPGFAVEWSGQSLQEILAGDEALVLMALSMLVVFLVLAALYESWAIPLSVMLVVPLGLIGAVAAVLLRGFPNDVFFKVGLITLIGLSAKNAILIVEFAKSAREQGMSTIDATIHAARLRLRPILMTSLAFTLGVVPLMIAGGASKETQQAIGTGVFGGMISATALAIFFVPVFFVVVLGLVERLRRRRGKAGPAAEQTVEG
- a CDS encoding efflux transporter outer membrane subunit: MRKLSLIALLLTGACSMNPKLEVPAAPVAQTYPDAQAAEAASAAGIDWPSMFGDPRLQRIIALALENNRDLRIAALNVEAARSQFRVARGAQLPQVDATGSYTRQRVPTAAATAGIGGVPGNGDTPSGFEFEQYTASAALTSFEIDLFGRLRSQSQAAFERYLASDEGRRAARIALIGSVVDAYLEERLAQEQLALTERMLADWTASLDITQKRHAARQASGMDLAQAEGQVRQAEADQAMRTRALSQARNALQLLVGGPLPDDLPAPMSLMDQPVRTQLPAGLPSDLLRNRPDIRQAEHTLIAANADVGAARAAFFPRLSLTAMFGFTSLAFDGLFDNDNRNWSFSPQVTQPIFRGGSLRGELRLAEVRKSIAVAEYERAIQAAFREVADGLAGRATFATQSEAQRKATQAAARRVELSTLRYRAGLDSRLELLDAQRSDYAAQQALLDLRRQELSSAAGLYRALGGGDEEPDGN
- a CDS encoding UBP-type zinc finger domain-containing protein, with the translated sequence MAEGCDHAATVNDVTPQSLGCAECLASGSWWVHLRLCRACGHVGCCDDSPNRHATAHFHATGHPIIEGYDPPEGWGWCYVDEVEIDFGGDTTPQRGPIPKFVNSSGLLIASAVKGLSPKI
- a CDS encoding FAD-containing oxidoreductase, whose product is MSQSFDAIIIGAGQAGPPLAGRLTAAGMNVALIERKLIGGTCVNTGCMPTKALVASAYAAHLARRHDLGVIARDVRVDMKAVAARAQKVASDARGRNESWLGKMDGLTLLRGHARLTGPTSVTVDGAALTAPRIFLNVGGRASVPDMPGVGDVPHLDNTDMVALDSLPAHLVVVGGSYIGLEFAQMYARFGARVTIVERAGRLIAREDPEISEAIRDFLEAEGITVRTDADCIGFKPHPNGAIVTVACRSGEPEVVGSHVLLAVGRRPNTDDLGLDAAGVATDERGYIKVDDRLATNVPGIWALGDCNGRGAFTHTAYNDFEIVAANLLDGEDRRLSQRITGYALYTDPPLGRAGMTETEARAKGHDILVSTRPMSRVGRAVEKGETLGLMKVIAERTTRRILGAAILGTSGDEAIHGIIDAMSADEPFDTLRWAVPVHPTVSELIPTLLLGLDEGKA
- a CDS encoding FAD-dependent oxidoreductase, whose product is MSVVEERAAQLFPVLDKTQIEIASRFASGPARRFGPGEALYTIGDTGDPAWLVLEGCIEAIRRDGIAGEALIHRHGPGELSGEVNQLAGRPSLASGRAGEEGCLALPFDAPHLRALMVGAAELGETIMRALILRRVGLIEEGAGSILIGRPGSADLVRIQNFLTRSGYPHLVLDADAEGEGHDLVAQLGVGPADLPIMVCPNGSFLKRPQDVEVAACLGMAPEISPDTLYDVAIVGAGPAGLAAAVYAASEGLSVLVLDERSFGGQAGASMRIENYLGFPTGITGQALAGRAFNQALKFGAEIAIPNCVSHLDCGGDDGVHQLVLAGDERARARTVIIASGARYRRPDIPGIEAFDNVGISYWASPIEAKLVQGQVVGLVGGGNSAGQAAVYLAPFVERLHLVVRRPLEATMSQYLIERIASQPNIEVHVGKEISSLEGPGDGSISAASFRCRTHGEIVSQAMQHLFLFIGAEPNADWTRGCVATDPGGFILTGRDIPGDARTPGNDAQSLETSMPGVFAIGDVRAGSTKRVAAAVGEGAAVVAQIHQALQAAR
- a CDS encoding FAD-dependent oxidoreductase, encoding MSINNQDDGFSTSLRLAKKKDVVVVGGGPAGCVAALSAARNGAAVMLIERVGYLGGMMTGGGIGGIGINGYIIEKGVGTPVVKGISLEILHRIQAIGGAPEGDPIARHPTDSVMMTSLLDDMMEEAGVEVLFNTMVFDTFVEDGRVKGVAIANKSGGQVVLADVVIDASADADIAAWAGAPFNHGREEDGRHHGGSMDMQIGGIDVDRLIAYLRAQPLLTEEERAELDRERSELMGGGRPPNVYKSLDGETLYSEPVVQPTDWDEVDRIRAAGGIPRLRLSPAAGGPIPGKATAPRVDGKYVPLPAGLDREWVDYIKAGKVPLLLGAVAPVYPPPRFGSPGIFRHGKMRDGQMMSGVYEVWYDHTNEEEVSKSLIYRRKLNRVYLNFLRERIPGFEDAYIVMESPTGGAREGRRIIGDYVLTEQDVLAGRRFDDAIAMGGPRGPDLHSVTGLWGEGVASPFKAPYDIPYRCLLPKDVDGLIVAGRCVSTTFAALGAVRDQATCMSMGEAAGAAASLACRTGVPPRQVDMASLQSRLVDQGVLLRRAEG